A stretch of the Crocinitomicaceae bacterium genome encodes the following:
- the rpoC gene encoding DNA-directed RNA polymerase subunit beta', which yields MAFRKDVKPKSSFSKITISLASPEMILEKSHGEVLKPETINYRTYKPERDGLFCERIFGPVKDYECHCGKYKRIRYKGIVCDRCGVEVTEKKVRRERMGHISLVVPVAHIWYFRSLPNKIGYLLGLPTKKLDQIIYYERYVVIQKGIANRNDGEPLEYMDFLTEEEYLDILDELPKENQYLEDTDPNKFIAKMGAEALHDLLQRLDLDTLSFDLRHRANTESSQQRKKESLKRLQVVESLRESFGRVENRPEWMVMKVIPVIPPELRPLVPLDGGRFATSDLNDLYRRVIIRNNRLKRLLEIKAPEVILRNEKRMLQESVDSLFDNSRKSSAVKTESNRPLKSLSDSLKGKQGRFRQNLLGKRVDYSARSVIVVGPNLKLHECGLPKDMAAELFKPFIIRKLIERGVVKTVKSAKKIVDKKEPIVWDILENVLKGHPVLLNRAPTLHRLGIQAFQPKLIEGKAIRLHPLVCTAFNADFDGDQMAVHVPLGNAAILEAQILMLASHNIRNSANGAPITVPSQDMVLGLYYITKLKKSTDTVKVKGEGMTFYSPEEVIIARNEGKLDLHASIKVRTKDLDEAGNVVTKLIETTTGRILFNELVPVQCGFINDVLTKKALRDIISKVLAVCGTARAAQFLDDIKNLGFTMAFRGGLSFNLDDVIIPAEKDEMIATANKEVEEVMMNYNMGLITNNERYNQIIDIWTHTNTRLTSKLMERLIKDQQGFNSIYMMMDSGARGSKEQIRQLSGMRGLMAKPQKSGASSQDIIENPILSNFKEGLSVLEYFISTHGARKGLADTALKTADAGYLTRRLVDVAQDVVINTADCGTLRGVVVSALKKSDDIVESLYDRILGRVTVHDVYKPGTDELIIAAGEEVTETAAKQIEAVEIESVEVRSVLTCEMKRGVCAKCYGRNLSTSQMAVMGDAVGVIAAQSIGEPGTQLTLRTFHVGGTAANIAEEADIKAKFEGKLEIEELKTIPTKDKDGKDVQVVIGRSAEAKITDSRTGIILMTANIPYGSILVADNNSSVKKGDVICKWDPYNAVILSDAKGVVLFENITEGETFREEIDEQTGFTEKVITENKNKKTIPTVSIIDGKSKEVLRSYNLPVNAHIVVNQGDKIEAGTILVKIPRVSGKSGDITGGLPRVTELFEARNPSNPAVVAEIDGIVSYGKIKRGNREIVVISKTGEERRYLVPLSKHILVQENDFVKAGQPLSDGSITPRDILNIKGPTAVQEYLVNEIQEVYRLQGVKINDKHFEVIVRQMMLKVEIEEAGDTKFLEGQSVHKADFFEENDALYGKKVVIDPGESESLKAGQIITARKLRDENSVLKRKDKKLVEARDAVPATSIPLLQGITKASLQTRSFISAASFQETTKVLNEAALNGKEDSLLGLKENVIVGHLIPAGTGFRQFQQILVGSQEEYEEMLATH from the coding sequence ATGGCGTTCAGAAAAGATGTAAAACCAAAGAGTAGTTTTTCAAAAATTACCATCAGCCTGGCTTCACCTGAAATGATTTTAGAGAAATCACATGGTGAAGTGTTGAAGCCCGAAACAATTAATTACCGTACCTACAAACCTGAACGCGATGGTTTGTTTTGTGAACGTATTTTCGGTCCGGTAAAAGATTACGAATGCCACTGCGGAAAATATAAACGTATTCGTTATAAAGGAATTGTTTGTGACCGTTGCGGTGTTGAAGTGACAGAGAAAAAAGTGCGTCGTGAGCGCATGGGACATATTTCACTTGTTGTTCCGGTTGCGCACATTTGGTACTTCCGTTCTCTTCCAAATAAAATTGGATATTTGTTAGGTCTTCCAACAAAAAAACTTGATCAGATTATTTATTACGAGCGTTATGTCGTAATTCAAAAAGGTATCGCTAATCGCAATGACGGTGAGCCTTTGGAATACATGGATTTTTTAACAGAAGAAGAATATCTGGATATTTTAGATGAGCTTCCGAAAGAAAATCAATATTTGGAAGACACTGATCCGAATAAATTTATTGCAAAAATGGGAGCAGAAGCTCTTCATGATTTGTTACAGCGTCTTGACCTGGACACGTTATCATTTGATTTGCGTCACCGCGCTAACACTGAATCTTCACAGCAACGTAAAAAAGAATCATTAAAGCGTCTTCAGGTTGTTGAATCACTTCGTGAATCATTTGGACGAGTTGAGAACAGACCTGAGTGGATGGTGATGAAAGTTATTCCGGTTATACCACCTGAATTACGTCCATTGGTTCCGTTGGACGGAGGTCGTTTTGCTACGTCAGATTTGAATGATTTGTACCGCAGAGTAATCATCCGCAACAACCGTTTGAAACGTCTGTTGGAAATTAAAGCACCAGAAGTAATTCTTAGAAATGAGAAAAGGATGCTTCAGGAATCAGTGGATTCATTGTTTGATAACTCACGCAAATCAAGTGCGGTAAAAACTGAATCAAATCGTCCGTTGAAATCACTTTCTGATTCTTTGAAAGGAAAGCAAGGACGTTTCCGTCAAAACTTGCTTGGAAAACGTGTTGACTATTCTGCACGTTCAGTAATTGTTGTTGGACCAAACTTAAAATTGCATGAGTGCGGTTTGCCAAAAGATATGGCAGCTGAATTATTCAAGCCGTTTATTATTCGCAAACTAATTGAAAGAGGAGTTGTTAAAACTGTAAAATCTGCAAAGAAAATAGTTGACAAAAAAGAGCCAATCGTTTGGGATATTCTTGAAAACGTATTGAAAGGACACCCTGTATTACTAAACCGTGCCCCTACATTGCACCGCTTGGGTATTCAGGCATTCCAGCCAAAACTGATTGAAGGAAAAGCGATTCGTTTGCACCCATTAGTGTGTACAGCGTTTAACGCCGACTTTGACGGTGACCAGATGGCGGTACACGTTCCGCTTGGAAATGCTGCAATACTTGAAGCTCAAATTCTGATGCTTGCTTCGCACAACATCCGTAACTCAGCTAATGGTGCGCCCATCACGGTACCTTCACAAGACATGGTGCTTGGATTATACTATATCACCAAACTGAAAAAAAGTACAGATACCGTGAAAGTAAAAGGAGAGGGAATGACATTCTATTCTCCGGAAGAAGTTATCATTGCACGTAATGAAGGTAAGCTTGATTTACATGCCTCTATCAAAGTGCGCACAAAAGATTTAGATGAAGCCGGAAACGTTGTTACTAAATTAATTGAAACAACTACCGGAAGAATTTTATTCAATGAACTTGTACCTGTACAGTGCGGATTCATCAATGATGTGTTGACTAAAAAAGCACTTCGTGATATCATCTCTAAAGTACTTGCGGTGTGCGGAACAGCTCGTGCGGCACAATTCCTTGATGATATTAAAAATCTTGGATTTACCATGGCATTCCGCGGAGGTTTGTCATTCAATTTGGATGATGTTATTATTCCAGCTGAGAAAGATGAAATGATTGCAACAGCGAATAAAGAAGTTGAAGAAGTAATGATGAACTACAACATGGGTCTCATTACCAACAACGAGCGTTATAATCAGATCATTGATATTTGGACACATACCAATACCCGTTTGACATCAAAATTGATGGAGCGTTTGATTAAAGATCAGCAAGGATTCAACTCAATTTATATGATGATGGATTCTGGTGCACGTGGATCTAAAGAACAAATTCGTCAGCTTTCAGGAATGCGTGGATTGATGGCGAAACCACAAAAATCAGGTGCATCTTCTCAAGATATTATTGAAAACCCGATCTTATCTAATTTTAAAGAAGGGTTGTCAGTACTTGAGTACTTTATTTCTACACACGGTGCTCGTAAAGGTCTTGCCGATACAGCGTTGAAAACGGCTGATGCCGGTTACCTTACACGTCGTTTGGTTGACGTTGCTCAGGATGTTGTAATTAATACAGCAGACTGTGGAACACTTCGTGGCGTTGTTGTATCTGCACTTAAGAAAAGTGATGACATTGTTGAATCATTGTACGACCGTATTTTGGGTCGCGTAACAGTACATGATGTTTATAAACCGGGTACTGATGAGTTGATCATTGCTGCAGGAGAAGAAGTAACAGAAACTGCAGCAAAACAAATTGAAGCAGTAGAAATAGAAAGTGTTGAAGTACGTTCAGTGCTTACCTGTGAAATGAAGCGTGGTGTTTGTGCAAAATGTTACGGTCGCAACCTATCAACTAGCCAAATGGCTGTAATGGGAGATGCTGTAGGAGTTATTGCTGCACAGTCAATTGGTGAACCAGGTACACAACTTACACTTCGTACGTTCCACGTGGGAGGTACTGCTGCAAACATTGCTGAAGAGGCTGATATCAAAGCAAAATTTGAAGGAAAACTTGAAATTGAAGAGTTAAAAACTATTCCTACAAAAGATAAAGACGGAAAAGATGTTCAAGTTGTAATTGGTCGTTCAGCTGAAGCAAAAATCACTGACTCACGCACCGGAATTATATTAATGACTGCAAACATTCCTTACGGATCAATTTTGGTTGCTGATAATAATTCTAGTGTTAAAAAAGGAGACGTGATTTGTAAATGGGATCCTTACAACGCAGTAATTCTTTCAGATGCCAAAGGAGTTGTTCTATTTGAAAACATCACAGAAGGAGAAACTTTCCGTGAAGAAATAGATGAGCAAACCGGATTTACAGAGAAAGTAATCACTGAAAATAAAAACAAGAAAACCATACCAACTGTATCAATCATTGATGGTAAATCAAAAGAAGTGTTGAGATCATACAACCTTCCGGTGAATGCACACATTGTGGTTAATCAGGGAGATAAAATTGAAGCGGGAACTATTCTTGTAAAAATTCCACGAGTATCAGGAAAATCAGGGGATATCACAGGAGGTCTTCCACGTGTAACGGAGCTATTTGAAGCACGTAATCCGTCAAACCCGGCAGTAGTTGCAGAGATTGACGGAATTGTTTCATACGGAAAAATCAAACGTGGTAACCGTGAGATTGTGGTGATTTCAAAAACCGGTGAAGAGCGCCGTTATCTTGTTCCACTTTCAAAACATATTCTTGTACAAGAGAATGATTTTGTAAAAGCGGGTCAACCGTTGTCAGACGGATCTATCACTCCAAGAGATATTCTAAACATCAAAGGACCAACCGCGGTGCAAGAATATCTTGTGAATGAAATACAAGAGGTATACCGTTTGCAAGGTGTGAAAATCAACGATAAACATTTTGAAGTTATCGTACGTCAGATGATGTTGAAGGTAGAGATTGAAGAGGCAGGTGACACAAAATTCCTTGAAGGACAATCAGTACACAAAGCAGATTTCTTTGAAGAGAATGATGCACTATATGGTAAAAAAGTAGTGATAGACCCAGGTGAGTCAGAATCATTGAAAGCAGGACAAATCATCACCGCACGTAAACTGCGTGATGAAAATTCAGTTCTCAAACGCAAAGACAAAAAACTAGTTGAAGCACGCGATGCTGTACCTGCTACATCAATTCCATTGTTACAGGGTATCACCAAAGCGTCATTGCAAACTCGTTCATTTATCTCTGCGGCATCGTTCCAGGAAACTACTAAAGTACTGAACGAAGCAGCGCTGAATGGAAAAGAAGATTCACTGTTAGGATTGAAAGAGAATGTAATTGTAGGACACTTGATTCCTGCAGGAACAGGGTTTAGACAATTCCAACAAATATTGGTGGGCAGCCAAGAAGAATACGAAGAAATGTTGGCCACTCACTAA
- the rpoB gene encoding DNA-directed RNA polymerase subunit beta, whose amino-acid sequence MTERINLGSRSTGLEYPDFLDIQLESFRQFFQLETTPENRSNEGLFKVFSENFPITDTRNQFVLEFLDYFIDPPRYTITECIDRGLTYSVPLKAKLKLYCTDPEHEDFETIVQDVYLGTIPYMTPKGSFVINGAERVIVSQLHRSPGVFFGQSRHANGTKLYSARIIPFKGSWIEFATDINNVMYAYIDRKKKLPVTTLFRAIGYETDKDILEIFDLADEFKVNKAAMKKVLGRKLAARVLKTWIEDFVDEDTGEVVSIERNEVLLDRETILEKDHLDLIADSGVKTIILHKENVNTADYAIIYNTLQKDTSNSEKEAVEHIYRQLRNAEPPDFETARSVFEKLFFSDTRYDLGEVGRFRINTKLGLKTDMDQKVLTKDDIILIVKYLIELINAKAEIDDIDHLSNRRVRTVGEQLHTQFGVGLARMARTIRERMNVRDNEVFTPIDLINAKTLSSVINSFFGTNQLSQFMDQTNPLSEVTHKRRLSALGPGGLSRERAGFEVRDVHYTHYGRLCTIETPEGPNIGLISSLCVYAKVNKLGFIETPYYQVENGTAQLDKPMYLSAEEEEGKIIAQANISVDGKGKITSERVKSRLEGDFPVVEPKAVNLMDVGTNQIASIAASSIPFLEHDDANRALMGSNMQRQAVPLLKPSAPVVGTGIEKLVAKDSRVLINAEGDGVVEYVDANEIKIRYNMSKDDKLVSFDGDLKTYELTKFQKTNQSTTINLRPIVFKGTKVEKGQVLCEGFATENGELALGQNLKVAFMPWQGYNFEDAIVISEKVVRNDIFTSIHIDEYALEVRDTKRGLEELTADIPNVSEDATKDLDENGIIRIGADIKEGDILIGKITPKGETDPSPEEKLLRAIFGDKAGDVKDASLKAGPSLRGVVIDKKLFSRAIKDRKTKAKDKPVLAQLDADYEKEAGELKSVLIDKLLNILGEQKSNGVFNNYKEEILKKGVKFTAKSLQTVDFSIVNPYEWTADTATNKLIQRLLHNFNIKANDLLGVYKRKKFQISVGDELPAGIVKMAKVYVAKKRKLKVGDKMAGRHGNKGIVANIVREEDMPFLPDGTPVDIVLNPLGVPSRMNLGQIYETVLGWAGMELGVKFATPIFDGASLETITEYTEKAGIPKFGKTHLTDGLTGEKFDQAATVGVIYMLKLGHMVDDKMHARSIGPYSLITQQPLGGKAQFGGQRFGEMEVWALEAYGAANILREILTIKSDDVIGRAKAYESIVKGEVFHEPGIPESFNVLLNELAGLGLNITME is encoded by the coding sequence ATCACCGAAAGAATTAATCTGGGCAGCCGTTCAACAGGATTAGAATATCCAGATTTCTTAGACATTCAGCTCGAATCTTTCAGACAGTTTTTCCAGCTTGAAACTACGCCGGAAAACAGGAGTAACGAAGGCCTCTTCAAAGTTTTCAGCGAAAATTTTCCAATCACTGACACACGTAACCAGTTTGTATTGGAGTTCCTTGATTACTTCATTGACCCACCAAGATATACCATAACCGAGTGTATTGATCGAGGACTTACCTATAGTGTTCCACTCAAGGCAAAACTGAAATTGTATTGTACCGACCCTGAGCATGAAGATTTTGAGACCATCGTGCAGGACGTTTATTTGGGAACTATTCCATACATGACTCCTAAAGGATCATTTGTGATCAACGGAGCTGAGCGCGTAATAGTATCTCAATTACATCGTTCTCCAGGCGTGTTTTTTGGTCAAAGCAGACACGCTAACGGTACAAAATTGTACTCTGCCCGTATCATCCCTTTCAAAGGATCATGGATAGAGTTTGCTACTGACATCAACAATGTCATGTACGCTTACATTGACCGTAAAAAGAAATTACCTGTAACTACTTTGTTCCGTGCAATCGGTTATGAAACTGATAAGGATATTCTTGAAATCTTTGATTTAGCGGATGAATTCAAAGTAAACAAAGCAGCTATGAAAAAAGTGCTTGGGCGCAAACTTGCAGCCCGTGTGCTAAAAACGTGGATTGAAGATTTCGTTGATGAAGATACCGGTGAGGTTGTTTCAATTGAACGTAACGAAGTTTTACTTGATCGTGAAACCATTCTTGAAAAAGATCATCTTGATCTGATTGCTGATTCAGGCGTGAAAACAATAATTCTTCACAAAGAAAATGTCAACACAGCTGATTATGCGATCATCTATAATACCCTACAAAAAGACACATCAAACTCTGAAAAAGAAGCGGTAGAGCATATCTATCGTCAATTGAGAAATGCTGAGCCACCAGATTTTGAAACTGCTCGCAGCGTTTTTGAAAAACTCTTTTTCTCGGATACGCGATATGACCTTGGTGAAGTTGGACGTTTCCGTATCAACACCAAATTAGGTCTTAAAACAGACATGGATCAGAAAGTGCTCACCAAAGATGACATCATTCTGATTGTAAAATATCTTATTGAATTGATTAATGCAAAAGCGGAGATTGACGATATTGATCACTTGTCAAATCGTCGTGTTCGTACCGTTGGTGAGCAGTTACACACGCAATTTGGTGTTGGACTTGCCCGTATGGCACGTACCATCCGTGAGCGCATGAACGTGAGAGATAATGAGGTGTTCACCCCTATCGATCTAATCAATGCAAAAACATTATCTTCAGTGATCAACTCGTTCTTTGGAACAAATCAGTTGTCTCAGTTTATGGATCAAACCAATCCGCTGTCTGAAGTAACGCACAAACGTCGTTTATCAGCACTCGGGCCTGGAGGTCTTTCACGTGAGCGTGCCGGATTTGAGGTACGTGACGTTCACTACACGCACTACGGACGGTTGTGTACTATTGAAACACCAGAGGGTCCAAATATTGGTTTGATTTCATCTCTTTGCGTTTATGCCAAAGTGAATAAGCTTGGTTTCATTGAGACACCATATTATCAAGTTGAAAACGGAACAGCACAATTAGACAAACCAATGTACCTCAGTGCTGAGGAAGAAGAGGGAAAAATTATTGCTCAGGCAAACATTTCAGTTGACGGTAAAGGTAAAATTACATCTGAACGTGTTAAGTCACGTTTAGAAGGTGATTTCCCGGTTGTTGAACCAAAAGCGGTAAATCTGATGGATGTGGGTACTAACCAAATTGCATCTATCGCTGCATCTTCAATTCCTTTCCTAGAGCATGATGACGCCAACCGTGCGCTCATGGGATCAAACATGCAACGTCAAGCTGTGCCTTTGCTTAAACCAAGTGCACCGGTAGTAGGAACAGGAATTGAGAAATTAGTTGCAAAAGATTCTCGTGTACTTATTAATGCCGAAGGAGATGGTGTTGTTGAGTATGTTGATGCGAACGAAATTAAAATTCGTTACAACATGTCTAAAGATGACAAATTAGTTAGTTTTGATGGTGATCTTAAAACGTACGAGTTAACTAAATTCCAAAAGACAAATCAAAGTACTACCATCAATTTGCGTCCAATTGTTTTCAAAGGAACAAAGGTTGAAAAAGGACAAGTATTGTGTGAAGGATTTGCAACAGAAAACGGAGAACTTGCTTTGGGTCAAAACTTAAAAGTTGCTTTCATGCCTTGGCAAGGATACAACTTTGAGGATGCGATTGTAATTTCTGAAAAAGTAGTTCGCAACGATATCTTCACCTCAATTCACATTGATGAGTATGCGTTAGAAGTTCGTGATACAAAACGTGGTTTGGAAGAGTTGACTGCTGATATTCCAAATGTTTCTGAAGATGCTACCAAAGATCTTGACGAAAACGGAATTATCAGAATTGGTGCTGATATCAAAGAAGGAGATATCCTGATCGGAAAAATCACACCAAAAGGCGAAACAGATCCATCACCGGAAGAAAAACTTTTACGTGCAATCTTTGGTGATAAAGCAGGAGACGTAAAAGATGCATCGTTGAAAGCCGGTCCATCATTACGCGGTGTGGTAATTGATAAAAAATTATTTTCACGCGCAATTAAAGATCGTAAAACAAAGGCAAAAGATAAACCGGTATTGGCACAATTAGATGCCGACTACGAAAAAGAAGCCGGTGAATTGAAATCAGTTTTGATTGATAAATTACTCAACATTTTGGGTGAGCAAAAATCAAACGGTGTCTTCAACAATTACAAAGAAGAGATTCTAAAGAAAGGGGTTAAATTTACCGCTAAGAGTTTACAAACCGTTGATTTTTCAATTGTCAATCCTTATGAGTGGACAGCTGATACAGCAACGAATAAACTCATTCAACGCTTACTGCATAACTTCAATATCAAAGCAAATGATTTACTTGGAGTTTATAAACGCAAAAAATTCCAAATATCAGTTGGTGATGAATTACCTGCGGGAATTGTAAAAATGGCCAAAGTATACGTTGCTAAAAAACGCAAACTGAAAGTTGGAGATAAAATGGCCGGACGTCACGGGAATAAAGGAATTGTTGCGAACATCGTTCGTGAAGAAGACATGCCTTTCTTACCAGATGGAACACCGGTAGATATCGTACTTAATCCACTTGGGGTACCTTCACGTATGAACCTTGGACAGATTTACGAAACTGTATTAGGTTGGGCAGGTATGGAGCTTGGGGTTAAATTTGCTACACCAATTTTTGACGGAGCATCGCTGGAGACTATAACCGAATACACCGAAAAAGCCGGAATACCAAAATTTGGTAAAACACATCTTACTGATGGTCTCACCGGTGAAAAATTTGACCAGGCAGCAACAGTTGGGGTGATCTATATGTTGAAACTTGGTCACATGGTAGATGACAAAATGCACGCACGTTCAATTGGACCATACTCACTCATCACTCAACAACCTCTTGGTGGTAAAGCACAATTTGGTGGTCAGCGTTTTGGTGAGATGGAGGTTTGGGCACTTGAAGCATACGGTGCAGCAAATATCCTGCGTGAAATTCTTACAATTAAATCTGATGACGTGATTGGTAGAGCAAAAGCTTACGAGTCAATTGTCAAAGGTGAAGTATTCCATGAACCAGGTATACCAGAATCATTCAATGTATTGTTGAATGAGCTTGCCGGTTTGGGATTGAATATCACAATGGAATAA
- the rplL gene encoding 50S ribosomal protein L7/L12: MAELKEFAEKLVNLTVKEVNELAQILKDEYGIEPAAAAVVVAGGGGAEAAAEKTEFDVVLKDAGANKLAIVKLVKDLTGLGLKEAKELVDKAPSPLKQGVSKDEAAGLKKSLEEAGAVVEVN; this comes from the coding sequence ATGGCTGAATTAAAAGAATTCGCAGAAAAATTGGTTAACCTGACAGTAAAAGAAGTTAACGAATTGGCTCAAATATTGAAAGACGAGTACGGCATTGAACCTGCAGCTGCTGCAGTAGTTGTTGCTGGTGGTGGAGGCGCAGAAGCTGCTGCTGAAAAAACAGAATTTGATGTTGTTCTGAAAGATGCAGGTGCTAACAAACTTGCTATCGTGAAATTGGTTAAAGATCTAACTGGTCTTGGACTGAAAGAAGCAAAAGAACTCGTTGACAAAGCTCCTTCTCCTCTTAAACAAGGAGTTTCTAAAGACGAAGCTGCTGGCCTGAAAAAATCTCTTGAAGAGGCAGGTGCAGTAGTTGAAGTTAACTAA
- a CDS encoding 50S ribosomal protein L10 has product MTKEEKSKYIDDLAAKLSESGVFYLTDTAGLDVESINNLRRKCFHSKVELRVVKNTLLKKAMQRFADRNYADLFEALHGPTAVMFSEVGNVPAKLIQEFRRKSDKPVLKGAYIQENTYVGDKNVDMLAALKSKNELVADIILALKSPAQKVISGLTREDRKWPAEN; this is encoded by the coding sequence ATGACAAAAGAAGAAAAATCAAAGTACATTGATGATTTGGCGGCAAAGTTGTCTGAATCAGGCGTGTTTTATCTGACTGATACAGCCGGACTGGACGTAGAATCTATCAACAACTTGCGCAGAAAATGCTTCCATAGTAAAGTAGAGTTGCGGGTAGTAAAAAATACGCTCCTTAAAAAAGCAATGCAACGTTTTGCAGACAGAAATTATGCTGATCTGTTTGAAGCGTTACATGGGCCTACAGCGGTAATGTTTTCAGAAGTAGGTAACGTACCTGCCAAATTGATACAAGAGTTTAGAAGAAAAAGTGATAAGCCGGTTTTGAAAGGGGCATATATCCAAGAAAACACCTATGTAGGTGATAAAAATGTGGATATGCTTGCTGCGTTGAAAAGCAAAAATGAGCTTGTTGCCGATATTATTCTTGCTCTTAAATCACCTGCTCAAAAAGTTATTTCTGGTCTTACTCGTGAAGACCGCAAATGGCCAGCAGAAAATTAA
- a CDS encoding 50S ribosomal protein L1, with protein sequence MARVSKKRKVVLAKIDRAKAYSLAEASSLVKEISTTKFDASVDIAVRLGVDPRKANQMVRGSVALPHGTGKNVRVLVLCTPDKETEAKAAGADHVGLDDYINKIKAGWTDIDVIITMPSVMGKVGALGKILGPRGLMPNPKTGTVTMDVGKAVTETKAGKIDFRVDKNGIVHSAVAKVSFDPKKIEENANELLQTIVRMKPSSAKGTYIKSIYMSSTMSPGISIDARSFAQ encoded by the coding sequence ATGGCAAGAGTAAGTAAAAAGAGAAAAGTTGTGCTCGCGAAAATTGATCGGGCAAAAGCTTATTCCTTAGCTGAAGCTTCAAGCCTGGTTAAGGAAATTTCAACAACAAAATTTGATGCATCGGTTGACATTGCGGTGCGCCTCGGCGTTGACCCAAGAAAAGCCAATCAAATGGTACGTGGTAGTGTTGCACTTCCACACGGTACTGGTAAAAATGTAAGGGTACTTGTATTGTGTACACCCGACAAAGAAACTGAGGCTAAAGCAGCCGGAGCTGACCACGTTGGGTTAGATGATTACATCAACAAAATCAAAGCAGGCTGGACAGATATCGACGTGATTATCACCATGCCTTCAGTAATGGGTAAAGTAGGTGCTTTAGGTAAAATACTCGGTCCTCGCGGATTGATGCCTAACCCGAAAACCGGAACCGTAACAATGGATGTCGGTAAAGCTGTAACTGAAACCAAAGCTGGTAAAATTGATTTCCGTGTTGATAAAAATGGTATCGTACATTCTGCAGTAGCTAAAGTTTCTTTCGATCCCAAAAAGATTGAAGAAAACGCGAATGAATTGCTTCAGACAATTGTTCGGATGAAGCCTTCATCTGCAAAAGGTACTTACATAAAAAGTATCTACATGAGTTCAACCATGAGTCCGGGCATTTCAATTGATGCCAGAAGTTTTGCTCAATAA
- the rplK gene encoding 50S ribosomal protein L11: protein MAKQIVGLIKLQIKGGAANPSPPVGPALGSKGVNIMEFCKQFNARTQDKPGKVLPVVITVYADKSFEFVVKTPPVAVQLLEATKLKSGSAEPNRNKVGKVSWDQIKTIAEDKIQDMNCFKVESAMRMVAGTARSMGLTVTGEFPKSN from the coding sequence ATGGCAAAACAAATCGTTGGATTAATTAAGCTTCAAATTAAAGGTGGAGCGGCTAATCCTTCCCCTCCAGTTGGTCCGGCTCTCGGTTCCAAAGGGGTAAACATCATGGAGTTCTGTAAGCAATTTAATGCTAGAACCCAAGATAAACCAGGGAAAGTTCTTCCGGTAGTTATTACAGTTTATGCAGACAAATCGTTTGAATTTGTTGTAAAAACACCACCGGTAGCCGTACAACTTCTTGAAGCTACTAAATTGAAATCAGGTTCAGCAGAACCAAACCGTAACAAAGTTGGTAAGGTATCATGGGATCAAATTAAAACAATTGCTGAAGACAAAATTCAGGACATGAATTGTTTTAAAGTGGAGTCTGCCATGAGAATGGTAGCCGGCACAGCTCGCAGTATGGGTCTTACAGTAACAGGTGAATTTCCAAAATCAAATTAA
- the nusG gene encoding transcription termination/antitermination protein NusG, with protein sequence MAEEKTNKNKPTGDEKKLWYVVRAVGGKEKKVRDSIEMEIKRHKLEHLVGQVLIPTEKVYQIKNGKKISKERSYLPGYVLLEAVLDGEVQHMINNVPNVIGFMSGTKGGEPMPMRVSEVNRILGKVDELSEHEEELNIPYVIGETVKVIDGPFNGFNGVIEEINEEKKKLQVMVKIFGRKTPLELSYMQVDKSN encoded by the coding sequence ATGGCAGAAGAAAAAACAAATAAAAACAAACCCACCGGAGATGAGAAAAAGCTCTGGTATGTGGTTCGTGCTGTCGGCGGAAAAGAAAAAAAAGTACGCGACTCCATTGAAATGGAGATTAAACGGCACAAACTTGAACATTTGGTTGGACAAGTATTGATCCCAACTGAAAAAGTGTATCAGATAAAAAACGGTAAGAAAATTTCGAAAGAACGTTCTTATTTACCAGGATATGTGCTTCTTGAAGCGGTGCTTGATGGAGAAGTACAACACATGATTAACAATGTTCCAAACGTAATTGGTTTTATGAGCGGAACAAAAGGCGGTGAGCCCATGCCAATGCGCGTTTCAGAAGTGAATCGTATACTTGGTAAGGTGGATGAATTAAGTGAACATGAGGAAGAACTAAATATTCCTTATGTTATTGGTGAGACAGTAAAGGTGATTGATGGTCCATTCAACGGGTTTAACGGGGTTATTGAAGAAATAAATGAAGAAAAGAAAAAACTGCAGGTAATGGTAAAAATCTTTGGTCGTAAAACACCATTAGAACTAAGCTACATGCAGGTTGACAAAAGCAATTAA